The Mixta hanseatica genome includes a region encoding these proteins:
- the trxA gene encoding thioredoxin TrxA: MSSDKIVHLTDKSFETDVLKAEGLTLVDFWAEWCGPCKMIAPILDEVAEEYDGKLTIAKLNIDENPETAPKYGIRGIPTLLLFKNGEVAATKVGALSKGQLKEFLNANLS, translated from the coding sequence ATGAGCAGCGATAAAATCGTTCATCTAACCGACAAAAGCTTTGAAACCGACGTGCTGAAAGCCGAAGGTTTAACGCTGGTGGACTTCTGGGCAGAATGGTGTGGTCCATGCAAAATGATCGCCCCGATCCTCGACGAAGTAGCAGAAGAGTATGACGGTAAGTTGACCATTGCCAAACTGAATATCGATGAGAACCCGGAAACGGCGCCGAAATACGGTATTCGCGGCATCCCAACGCTGCTGCTGTTTAAAAATGGTGAGGTTGCAGCGACCAAAGTTGGCGCGCTGTCTAAAGGCCAGCTCAAAGAGTTCCTGAACGCGAACCTGAGCTGA